In one window of Macrotis lagotis isolate mMagLag1 chromosome 5, bilby.v1.9.chrom.fasta, whole genome shotgun sequence DNA:
- the WDR77 gene encoding methylosome protein WDR77, with translation MERQLEAARYRSDGSLLLGASSLSGRSWAGSLWLFKDPKTAPNEGFCSAGVQIEAGLSDLAWVGERGILVASDSGAVELWELDEGETLIVNKFCKYEHDDIVTSVDVLLPGTQAISGSKDFSVKVWDLAEEKLLNSYRAHSGQVACIAASPHKVSQFLSCSEDGKILMWDIRCPKPAQRVDQNISHHLPTSVAWHPQKDKIFAFGDENGTVYLVDIKNPDSLLSSSVHSQSVTKLVFSPHSTVHLASLGEDCSVVVLDSELSEVFRSRDHRDFVRDATWSPHNQCLLTTVGWDHQVFHHVMPPDPTSPSSSCGNI, from the exons ATGGAGCGGCAGCTGGAGGCGGCGCGCTACCGCTCGG ACGGCTCCCTGCTGCTGGGCGCCTCCAGCCTGAGCGGCCGCAGCTGGGCCGGCTCCCTCTGGCTGTTCAAGGACCCCAAGACGGCCCCCAACGAAGGCTTCTGCTCGGCCGGAGTCCAGATCGAAGCGGGGCTGAGCGACCTGGCCTGGGTGGGGGAGCGGGGCATCCTCGTGGCCTCCGACTCGG GCGCCGTGGAACTCTGGGAGCTGGATGAGGGTGAGACCCTCATCGTCAACAAGTTCTGCAAGTACGAGCACGATGACATAGTGACCAGCGTTGACGTCCTGCTCCCCGGCACACAGGCCATCAGCGGCAGCAAAGACTTCAG tGTCAAAGTTTGGGACCTTGCTGAAGAGAAATTGCTGAACTCCTATAGAG CTCACTCTGGCCAAGTCGCCTGCATTGCTGCTTCTCCCCACAAGGTGTCTCAGTTTCTGTCGTGCAGCGAG GACGGTAAAATTTTAATGTGGGATATCCGGTGCCCCAAGCCAGCTCAACGTGTTG ACCAAAACATCTCCCATCACCTTCCTACCTCAGTGGCTTGGCATCCTCAGAAGGATAAGATTTTTGCTTTTG GTGATGAGAATGGCACCGTCTACCTTGTGGACATCAAGAACCCTGACTCTCTCCTCAGCTCATCTGTGCACTCCCAGAGTGTCACAAAACTGGTGTTCTCACCACACAG TACTGTCCACCTGGCATCACTTGGTGAAGACTGTTCGGTGGTTGTGCTCGACTCCGAACTTTCAGAGGT gtTCAGAAGCCGAGATCACAGAGACTTTGTGAGAGATGCTACGTGGTCCCCACACAACCAGTGTCTGCTGACTACTGTGGGCTGGGACCATCAGGTGTTCCACCACGTTATGCCCCCAGATCCTACTAGTCCCAGTTCCTCTTGTGGAAACATCTAG